Proteins encoded together in one Candidatus Xianfuyuplasma coldseepsis window:
- a CDS encoding PAS domain-containing protein yields the protein MNPFRTEELLESYNGIALMLEDDKIVYINHQFSELLGYTQNDVIDLHVIELINPDDRAEFTNGVFVNPGASEMTTQIYHKNGSHMYFTLNAFQFKNTYVVLGKRLRRQYKSFDYDITKEDIMQSYINHQMDVDDISEIVTTRFDELRFALDNLPVDFWIKDKDHRYLFMNEIMLKRTKMEPNSYYLKNDFDLFDRDIANDFLKTDMQAIKTKKKVQYIFESKTSRFVKWTEVSKVPIFNKDDKYIGLISCAIDISSIKGNEAELAQENKALLDILHSQYDVVVYINSDGYIEHQFNRLNLDFEQRHYRECFKENTMLLRYLDAGLKGIESNFLGTIKGIAANIVVKPVSLPDGHQRLFLFGREQRS from the coding sequence ATGAATCCATTTCGAACAGAGGAATTACTCGAAAGCTACAATGGTATTGCATTAATGTTAGAAGATGATAAAATCGTGTATATTAATCATCAATTTTCAGAATTGCTGGGGTATACACAAAATGATGTCATTGATCTCCATGTAATTGAATTGATTAACCCGGATGATCGAGCGGAGTTTACCAATGGCGTATTTGTCAATCCCGGGGCCTCGGAAATGACGACTCAGATCTATCATAAGAATGGATCACATATGTATTTCACACTGAATGCATTTCAGTTCAAAAATACGTATGTCGTACTTGGTAAACGCCTGCGGCGTCAATACAAAAGCTTTGATTACGACATCACAAAAGAAGATATCATGCAATCGTATATTAATCATCAAATGGACGTGGATGACATATCCGAGATCGTTACAACACGCTTTGATGAACTTCGTTTTGCATTGGATAATTTACCGGTAGATTTTTGGATTAAAGACAAAGATCATCGGTATTTATTCATGAATGAAATCATGTTGAAACGGACAAAAATGGAACCAAACAGCTACTACCTTAAGAATGACTTCGATTTATTTGATCGGGACATTGCCAATGATTTCTTAAAGACCGATATGCAAGCAATCAAAACAAAAAAGAAAGTTCAATACATCTTTGAGTCCAAAACAAGTCGTTTTGTAAAATGGACGGAAGTATCGAAAGTTCCTATTTTCAATAAAGACGATAAATACATTGGTCTAATATCCTGTGCCATCGACATCTCCAGTATCAAAGGAAACGAAGCAGAACTAGCACAAGAAAATAAGGCACTTTTGGATATTTTACATAGTCAATATGATGTTGTAGTGTACATTAATAGCGATGGGTATATCGAACATCAGTTTAACCGATTGAATTTGGATTTTGAGCAACGACATTATCGTGAGTGTTTTAAAGAAAACACCATGTTATTGCGATATCTTGATGCAGGATTAAAAGGGATTGAAAGCAACTTTTTAGGAACCATAAAAGGAATAGCGGCAAACATTGTTGTAAAACCAGTATCTTTACCCGATGGACATCAACGATTGTTTCTATTCGGACGGGAACAACGTTCATAA
- a CDS encoding diguanylate cyclase, which produces MDIITFLSSNTNHIVRICDIENNSIYSNPSYSIAEIPYEEGVFPFHDWTITNTILTIDNVPYLFSSIQELQTTTYLATLMNTFRNLGIPIAIIHNKQVLFRNETLTALLKTPEEDLTTTPWQKLQQPYKSRIQRLLTKESYNSAEIYVDINPDETHWFIINKAVLKIEGETYIIFVFQLADVMKQRELAYNQQQAFLTNVFESIFEGILVIDIHNNITFINQEAIKLLGVTKQVVGTKVTDVLRIFGANGNPFNYLIIEELKSNEYELETLSGMNYYINLRIRDMVDKNNDKLGKIISFFEIGEEKKREKEILYLTYHDTMTGLHNRTFFEEQLRLFDTPRKLPLSIILGDVNGLKLTNDVFGHEAGDLLLKRIARIMKSTCRQEDVIARWGGDEFIILLPNTNETQVHIIMNRIIAEIERVYKDHEIQSILPSLSLGYGVKTTETEDVYHIINIAEQNMYKRKMLTNSSIYSSIITSMTQSLFERSSETEEHANRLRDYAHKIARKLQVTEADIQDLTLLAKLHDIGKIGIPDEILNKPTSLTNDEWTIMKKHPEIGYRIANSTSELKGVATYILSHHERYDGTGYPKGLQGENIPLLSRIISVVDAYDAMLYDRPYRAALPHHKVIEEIQNNAGTQFDPLIATTFLQIIREEQEKAPQ; this is translated from the coding sequence ATGGATATTATTACGTTTCTATCATCAAATACGAATCATATTGTTCGAATCTGTGATATAGAGAACAATTCGATTTACTCCAATCCCAGCTATTCCATCGCTGAAATACCCTATGAGGAAGGGGTGTTTCCCTTCCATGATTGGACCATTACAAATACCATCCTCACCATCGATAACGTTCCGTATTTATTTTCTTCCATCCAAGAATTACAGACAACAACTTATTTGGCAACGTTAATGAATACCTTTCGAAACTTAGGTATCCCGATTGCCATCATCCATAACAAACAAGTGCTCTTTCGCAATGAAACATTAACAGCATTATTAAAAACTCCTGAAGAAGACTTAACGACTACACCGTGGCAAAAACTACAACAACCTTATAAGAGCCGTATCCAGCGACTACTAACGAAAGAGTCGTATAACTCAGCTGAAATTTACGTGGATATTAACCCCGACGAAACCCATTGGTTTATCATCAACAAAGCCGTATTGAAAATTGAGGGTGAAACCTACATCATTTTTGTCTTTCAACTGGCTGATGTAATGAAACAAAGAGAACTCGCATACAATCAACAGCAAGCATTCTTAACCAATGTATTCGAATCGATTTTTGAAGGGATCCTCGTTATTGATATTCATAACAATATAACCTTTATTAACCAAGAAGCTATCAAACTACTCGGCGTGACCAAACAAGTCGTTGGAACCAAGGTGACGGATGTCTTACGAATCTTTGGTGCCAATGGTAACCCATTTAACTATCTAATAATAGAAGAACTCAAATCCAACGAGTATGAACTGGAAACATTATCGGGAATGAACTACTATATCAATCTCCGCATTCGTGACATGGTTGATAAAAACAATGACAAGTTGGGTAAAATCATTTCCTTCTTTGAGATAGGTGAAGAGAAAAAACGGGAAAAGGAAATTCTCTATCTTACCTACCACGATACCATGACAGGACTACACAATCGAACCTTCTTTGAAGAACAACTGCGATTATTTGATACGCCGCGGAAACTACCATTATCGATCATCCTAGGTGATGTGAATGGTTTAAAATTAACCAATGATGTGTTCGGTCATGAAGCAGGTGATTTACTATTAAAACGGATCGCACGAATCATGAAAAGCACCTGTCGCCAAGAAGATGTGATCGCCCGTTGGGGTGGAGATGAGTTTATCATCCTCCTACCAAATACAAACGAAACGCAAGTTCATATCATTATGAATCGAATCATCGCTGAAATTGAACGGGTATACAAAGATCATGAAATCCAATCGATTCTTCCAAGCCTTTCCCTAGGATATGGTGTAAAAACGACTGAAACAGAAGATGTCTACCATATCATTAATATTGCCGAACAAAACATGTATAAACGAAAAATGCTGACAAACTCCAGCATCTATTCATCGATTATTACATCGATGACGCAATCCTTATTTGAGCGTTCCAGTGAAACCGAAGAACATGCGAATAGACTTCGTGATTACGCCCATAAAATCGCTCGAAAACTACAGGTAACTGAAGCCGATATTCAAGATTTAACACTTCTCGCAAAATTACATGATATCGGTAAAATCGGAATCCCAGATGAAATTTTAAACAAACCCACCTCCCTCACAAACGATGAATGGACCATTATGAAAAAACATCCTGAAATCGGATATCGTATTGCCAATTCAACATCCGAACTCAAAGGGGTTGCTACCTACATCCTATCCCACCATGAACGCTATGATGGTACGGGGTATCCAAAAGGTTTGCAAGGAGAAAACATCCCCCTATTATCTCGAATTATCAGCGTTGTTGATGCCTATGATGCGATGT